A single genomic interval of uncultured Sphaerochaeta sp. harbors:
- a CDS encoding M42 family peptidase, which yields MMKKEDLIRSIMRISDANGISGFEDEVLAVIKDEGSSLGTFKEDRLRNLYLYRSENKEGLPLVQLNAHTDEVGFMVKAIRPDGMLEFIPIGGWIPTNVPAHMVRILNKDGEYVPAVVASKPPHFMSEAERNAPLDLSKMVLDVGARSSEEVVKEYRIGIAAPVIPDVTCTYDANHDLLIGKAFDCRIGCASVLATMKALQGMTLPVNLVGDFSSQEEVGTRGSIVSTEQIGADLAIVFEGCPADDTVVPEYQAQTCLKKGPMLRHIDARMITNPRYQRYALDLAEELGIPVQEAVRGAGATNGAPIHLSNGGVPSIVIGVPVRYAHTHYGISSVFDVEAAVALASKLLQRLDEKVIRSF from the coding sequence ATGATGAAAAAAGAAGACCTCATCCGAAGTATCATGCGCATCAGTGATGCAAATGGTATCAGCGGATTTGAGGACGAGGTGCTTGCTGTCATCAAGGATGAGGGCAGTTCACTTGGAACATTCAAGGAAGATAGGTTACGAAATCTGTATCTCTATCGTTCTGAAAACAAAGAAGGGCTGCCTTTGGTGCAGTTGAATGCCCACACTGATGAGGTAGGGTTTATGGTGAAAGCCATACGTCCCGATGGGATGTTGGAATTCATTCCCATTGGGGGGTGGATCCCTACCAATGTTCCTGCCCATATGGTTCGCATCCTCAACAAGGATGGGGAGTATGTGCCTGCAGTCGTTGCAAGCAAGCCCCCCCACTTTATGAGTGAAGCTGAGCGCAATGCTCCATTGGATCTTTCCAAGATGGTCTTGGATGTTGGGGCAAGAAGCAGTGAGGAAGTGGTAAAGGAATATCGTATCGGCATAGCGGCTCCCGTAATACCTGATGTGACTTGCACTTATGATGCAAATCATGATTTGCTCATAGGCAAAGCCTTTGACTGCCGTATTGGGTGTGCGAGTGTACTTGCGACGATGAAAGCACTGCAGGGCATGACCCTGCCTGTCAACCTGGTTGGGGATTTCTCAAGCCAGGAGGAAGTCGGTACCCGTGGCAGTATTGTAAGCACTGAGCAAATTGGTGCTGATCTTGCCATCGTGTTTGAGGGATGCCCGGCTGATGATACGGTAGTTCCTGAGTATCAGGCACAAACGTGCCTGAAGAAAGGTCCGATGCTGCGACACATCGATGCAAGGATGATAACCAACCCCCGGTATCAACGGTATGCACTTGATCTTGCCGAAGAGCTTGGTATTCCTGTTCAGGAAGCAGTTCGTGGCGCTGGGGCAACCAATGGGGCGCCAATTCATCTTTCTAACGGGGGAGTCCCCTCCATTGTAATCGGGGTACCGGTTAGGTATGCCCATACTCATTATGGAATTAGTTCTGTATTCGATGTGGAAGCGGCCGTTGCTTTGGCTAGTAAGTTGTTGCAACGTCTCGATGAAAAGGTTATCAGGTCGTTCTGA